One part of the Lotus japonicus ecotype B-129 chromosome 2, LjGifu_v1.2 genome encodes these proteins:
- the LOC130741001 gene encoding beta-amylase 3, chloroplastic-like, with protein MAITLRSAISFVSNKETKAFDYVSYKVVSFPKMKASFRLQAKSSIQEAHLRNKNWEEVHHAPLVIHAPLVVHEHSDSKRVPVFVMLPLETVTVGGTLNKPRAMNASLMALKSAGVEGVMVDVWWGLVEKDGPLNYNWEGYAELFQMVQKHGLKVQVVMSFHQCGGNVGDSCSIPLPPWVLEEIGKNPDLVYTDRSGRRNPEYISLGCDSMPVLRGRSPLQVYSDYMRSFRDSFGDYMGSVIREVQVGLGPCGELRYPSYPESEGTWRFPGIGEFQCYDKYMKASLEASAEAIGKKDWGRSGPHDSGQYNQFPEDTGFFKREGTWNTEYGHFFLEWYSNKLLEHGESILVAAKGIFQDSGVKLSAKVAGIHWHYRARSHASELNAGYYNTRFHDGYLPIAQMFARHGVVLNFTCMEMKDREQPEHANCSPEGLVHQVKNATTSAGAELAGENALERYDAGAFGQVLSTSNSGSGLGAFTYLRMNKRLFEGDNWRHFAGFVRSMSEGGQRQRLPVSDSFGIKLYVGHIKGIEQKQDQEAALV; from the exons ATGGCAATAACACTTCGGTCTGCAATTTCTTTCGTTAGCAACAAAGAAACCAAAGCTTTTGATTACGTTTCTTACAAAGTTGtaagttttccaaaaatgaAAGCATCATTTCGTCTCCAAGCAAAGAGTTCCATACAAGAAGCACACTTGAGAAACAAGAATTGGGAGGAGGTTCATCATGCCCCATTGGTTATTCATGCTCCATTGGTTGTTCATGAACATAGTGATTCAAAGAGGGTACCTGTATTTGTGATGCTGCCACTAGAGACGGTGACAGTGGGAGGAACTTTGAATAAGCCAAGGGCAATGAATGCTAGTTTGATGGCCTTGAAGAGTGCAGGGGTTGAGGGAGTGATGGTGGATGTTTGGTGGGGTTTGGTGGAAAAAGATGGACCTTTAAACTACAACTGGGAAGGCTATGCTGAGCTTTTTCAGATGGTGCAAAAGCACGGCTTGAAGGTTCAGGTTGTTATGTCTTTCCATCAATGTGGAGGAAATGTTGGAGACTCCTGCAG CATTCCTCTACCACCTTGGGTGCTGGAAGAAATCGGCAAGAATCCTGACCTGGTTTACACAGACAGATCAGGGAGAAGAAATCCTGAATACATCTCATTGGGCTGTGATTCAATGCCTGTTCTAAGAGGAAGGTCTCCCCTTCAGGTGTACTCTGATTACATGAGGAGCTTCCGCGACAGCTTCGGAGATTATATGGGCAGTGTTATCAGA GAAGTTCAAGTGGGATTGGGTCCTTGTGGGGAGCTGAGATATCCATCATATCCAGAAAGTGAAGGAACCTGGAGGTTTCCTGGAATTGGAGAATTCCAGTGCTATGACAAG TACATGAAAGCTTCCTTGGAAGCATCAGCTGAGGCAATTGGGAAGAAAGATTGGGGAAGAAGTGGTCCCCATGACTCAGGCCAGTACAATCAATTTCCTGAGGATACTGGATTTTTCAAGAGGGAAGGAACATGGAACACTGAATATGGACACTTCTTCCTGGAGTGGTACTCCAATAAACTTCTTGAACATGGTGAGAGTATCCTTGTGGCTGCAAAAGGAATATTTCAAGATTCTGGGGTGAAACTATCTGCCAAAGTAGCTGGAATTCATTGGCATTACAGAGCAAGGTCACATGCAAGTGAACTAAATGCAGGCTACTATAACACAAGGTTTCATGATGGTTACCTACCAATAGCTCAAATGTTTGCAAGACATGGAGTTGTGCTCAATTTCACATGCATGGAAATGAAGGACAGGGAGCAACCTGAACATGCTAATTGCTCCCCCGAAGGATTGGTTCATCAAGTGAAGAATGCAACCACGAGTGCAGGGGCAGAACTTGCGGGAGAGAATGCATTAGAGAGATATGATGCAGGGGCATTTGGTCAAGTTTTGTCAACAAGTAACTCTGGGAGTGGATTGGGTGCATTTACTTATCTAAGAATGAATAAGAGGTTGTTTGAGGGTGATAACTGGCGGCACTTTGCGGGATTCGTAAGAAGCATGTCTGAGGGTGGTCAGAGACAAAGGCTCCCAGTTTCTGATTCCTTTGGGATTAAACTTTATGTTGGACACATCAAAGGAATTGAACAGAAGCAAGATCAAGAGGCTGCTCTTGTGTGA
- the LOC130741004 gene encoding probable serine/threonine-protein kinase PBL19, with amino-acid sequence MKCFFFKRISNADPDLNRSKKKTQASNRPTSALSSPRSVEELYREKEQNFRVFTLQELVDATNGFNRMLMVGEGGFGKVYRGTISPLNGQGDPVVVAIKKLNTRGLQGHKEWLAEVQFLSIVDHPNLVKLLGYCSVDGRREIQRLLVYEFMPNRSLEDHLFSRSFPPLPWKTRLQIMLGAAQGLHYLHHGLEVQVIYRDFKSSNVLLDTKFHPKLSDFGLAREGPTGDQTHVSTKVVGTRGYAAPEYIETGHLRLKSDIWSFGVVLYEILTGRRVLETKLPPEEQKLLQWVKTYPAESSRFSMIMDPRLAKQYSLDAARRIAKLADSCLKKNPEDRPSMSQIVESLKRALQLSETSNSTQNMITFQSPRSKLTQKVK; translated from the exons ATGAAGTGTTTCTTCTTCAAACGAATATCCAACGCCGACCCAGATTTGAACCGAAGCAAGAAGAAAACTCAGGCGTCGAATCGACCCACCAGTGCGCTGTCATCGCCGAGGAGCGTAGAAGAATTGTACAGAGAGAAAGAGCAGAATTTCAGAGTTTTTACTTTGCAGGAGCTCgtagatgcaacaaatggttTCAACAGGATGCTCATGGTTGGAGAAGGTGGTTTTGGGAAAGTATATAGAGGAACCATTAGCCCTCTAAACGGACAAGGTGACCCAGTTGTGGTTGCAATCAAGAAACTTAACACGCGTGGCTTACAG GGGCATAAAGAATGGCTTGCAGAAGTTCAATTTCTCAGCATTGTTGATCACCCGAATTTggttaagcttttgggatactGCTCTGTAGATGGTCGGAGAGAAATCCAACGGCTGCTGGTGTATGAGTTCATGCCCAATAGGAGCCTGGAAGATCATCTTTTCAGTCGTTCTTTCCCTCCCTTGCCTTGGAAAACAAGATTGCAGATCATGCTCGGTGCTgctcaaggattgcattatctGCACCACGGATTGGAGGTTCAG GTTATCTACCGAGACTTCAAATCTTCAAATGTGTTATTAGACACGAAATTCCATCCCAAGCTGTCAGATTTCGGTCTTGCTAGAGAGGGCCCAACAGGTGATCAGACTCATGTATCTACTAAG GTAGTTGGGACTCGTGGATATGCTGCTCCAGAGTATATTGAAACAGGTCATCTCAGACTAAAGAGTGACATTTGGAGTTTTGGTGTGGTACTCTATGAGATCCTCACAGGAAGGAGGGTATTGGAAACCAAGCTTCCACCAGAGGAACAAAAGCTTTTACAGTGGGTTAAAACATACCCTGCTGAGAGTAGCAGATTCAGCATGATAATGGACCCGCGTCTCGCGAAACAGTATTCACTTGATGCTGCTCGGAGAATAGCCAAGTTGGCAGATAGCTGCTTGAAGAAGAATCCTGAAGATAGACCCTCCATGAGTCAGATAGTGGAAAGCTTGAAGCGAGCACTGCAGCTTTCAGAAACCTCAAACAGTACTCAGAATATGATCACTTTTCAATCCCCCAGATCTAAATTGACTCAAAAAGTTAAATAG